One segment of Amycolatopsis alba DSM 44262 DNA contains the following:
- a CDS encoding Ku protein, producing the protein MRAVWKGTIGFGTYAIPVKAYSATEERTVPLHQVHEPDGGRVRVKWVCEVDGAEVPAAEIAKGHPVPNGDVVLLTGRDFASLLGPTTQSMDVVGFTPAEQVDPTYFARTYYLEPEPSGTKPYVLLSEALQQSGRIAIVKVTLRQRETLGALRVRDQVILLETMLWPDEVRRPDFPFLHEDVDLRRGELRNAVSLIEDLTQDFDPGRYTDHYREALEALIQAKLDGDDVLQPTAAEQADGVTRLLAALQQSAVEADRAPVEKAKKAADKARQARTRAKRASSSAKTS; encoded by the coding sequence TCCCGGTGAAGGCGTACAGCGCGACCGAAGAGCGCACCGTCCCCCTCCACCAGGTGCACGAGCCGGACGGCGGCCGGGTGCGGGTGAAGTGGGTCTGCGAGGTCGACGGTGCCGAGGTGCCCGCGGCCGAGATCGCCAAGGGACACCCCGTGCCCAACGGCGACGTCGTCCTCCTGACCGGCCGCGACTTCGCGTCGCTGCTCGGGCCGACCACCCAGTCGATGGACGTCGTCGGGTTCACCCCGGCCGAGCAGGTCGACCCGACGTACTTCGCACGCACTTACTACCTCGAACCGGAGCCGTCGGGCACCAAGCCGTACGTGCTGCTGAGCGAGGCGCTGCAGCAGTCCGGTCGGATCGCGATCGTGAAGGTGACGCTGCGGCAGCGTGAGACGCTGGGCGCGCTGCGCGTGCGGGACCAGGTGATCCTGCTCGAGACGATGCTGTGGCCCGACGAGGTCCGGCGGCCCGATTTCCCGTTCCTGCACGAGGACGTCGACCTGCGCCGCGGGGAACTGCGGAACGCCGTCTCGCTCATCGAAGACCTCACACAGGACTTCGACCCCGGCCGCTACACCGATCACTACCGGGAAGCGCTCGAAGCGCTCATCCAGGCCAAACTGGACGGGGACGACGTCCTCCAGCCGACCGCCGCCGAGCAGGCCGATGGCGTGACGCGGCTGCTGGCGGCCTTGCAGCAGAGCGCTGTCGAGGCCGACCGTGCCCCTGTCGAAAAGGCCAAGAAGGCGGCCGACAAGGCGCGCCAGGCGCGGACGCGGGCGAAGCGGGCTTCGTCGTCGGCCAAGACCAGTTGA